A part of Clostridia bacterium genomic DNA contains:
- the dpsA gene encoding dipicolinate synthase subunit DpsA: MIRNHSVAVIGGDMRQFAIYERLLLQNNDVVLCAFEKSGFLGRHTSQPICRDALYGADIVILPLPAFIQGKLNAPFSDENVTFDTLFRIIPKSAKVFGGKIDKSCVEAAEKSGFVINDYMKREDFAVMNAVPTAEGALAVSIENTDGTIMGSRVLICGYGRIGKILSRRFHLLGADVTVSARKPEDLSWIAAYSMKPIKTDELFYTELDFDIIVNTVPYMIFNKKLISHVKNGCVMIDLASLPGGIDLDAANSMGIKAVRALSLPGKTAPAAAGRIILSTIENMLYETEMSK; the protein is encoded by the coding sequence ATGATACGAAATCATTCGGTTGCGGTCATAGGGGGCGATATGCGTCAATTCGCCATATATGAACGCCTTCTTTTGCAGAATAACGACGTTGTATTATGCGCATTTGAAAAAAGCGGCTTTCTCGGACGTCATACTTCTCAGCCGATATGCAGAGATGCGCTTTACGGCGCAGATATAGTCATACTTCCGCTTCCTGCATTTATACAAGGCAAACTCAACGCGCCTTTTTCGGATGAAAACGTAACTTTTGATACCCTTTTTCGCATAATACCGAAAAGCGCAAAAGTATTCGGCGGAAAAATCGACAAAAGCTGTGTTGAAGCGGCCGAAAAATCAGGATTCGTCATAAACGATTACATGAAACGCGAGGATTTTGCCGTTATGAACGCCGTACCTACGGCAGAAGGCGCGCTGGCCGTCTCAATAGAAAATACAGACGGCACGATCATGGGAAGCCGCGTTCTTATATGCGGCTACGGCAGAATAGGGAAGATACTTTCCCGGCGCTTTCATCTTTTGGGCGCAGACGTGACCGTAAGCGCAAGAAAACCAGAAGATCTTTCGTGGATCGCGGCATACTCCATGAAACCGATAAAAACAGATGAGCTTTTTTATACGGAGCTTGATTTTGATATTATAGTAAACACAGTGCCATATATGATATTTAACAAAAAGCTTATTTCCCATGTAAAAAACGGCTGCGTTATGATAGATCTTGCCTCGCTGCCCGGCGGAATAGACCTTGACGCGGCAAACAGCATGGGCATCAAGGCCGTGCGCGCGTTGTCACTGCCGGGCAAAACGGCGCCTGCCGCTGCCGGGCGCATAATACTCTCTACTATTGAAAATATGCTTTACGAAACGGAGATGAGCAAATGA
- a CDS encoding dipicolinate synthase subunit B: MKDNICLEGLTIGFAMCGSYCTFLKAFEGLFGLISTGCSVVPIMSENAYSTDTRFGTAREHIEKLEAACKQKVIHTIIEAEPIGPKKLLDALIIAPCTGNTLAKLASGITDTSVTMAAKAQLRNKRPVIIAPSTNDALSANLKNIGTLMNTKNVFFVPFGQDDPISKESSLLSDMKRLPEAALCALSGKQLQPVII; the protein is encoded by the coding sequence ATGAAAGACAATATATGCCTTGAAGGACTTACTATAGGCTTTGCGATGTGCGGCTCTTACTGCACATTTCTTAAAGCCTTTGAAGGGCTTTTTGGACTGATATCAACGGGATGCTCCGTTGTTCCGATAATGTCAGAAAACGCTTATTCTACAGATACGCGCTTCGGAACGGCGCGCGAGCATATAGAAAAGCTTGAAGCAGCGTGCAAGCAAAAGGTCATACACACGATCATCGAAGCGGAACCGATAGGCCCAAAAAAGCTGCTTGACGCGCTGATCATTGCCCCCTGCACAGGCAACACGCTTGCAAAGCTTGCCTCCGGTATTACCGATACTTCCGTAACGATGGCCGCAAAAGCGCAGCTAAGAAACAAGCGGCCGGTGATCATTGCTCCGTCTACGAACGATGCGCTGTCGGCAAACCTTAAGAACATCGGTACGCTTATGAATACAAAAAACGTATTCTTTGTGCCGTTCGGACAGGACGATCCCATATCTAAAGAATCTTCCTTGCTTTCCGATATGAAGCGGCTTCCAGAAGCCGCTTTATGCGCGCTTTCGGGCAAACAGCTTCAGCCCGTAATAATATGA
- a CDS encoding pyridoxal phosphate-dependent aminotransferase: MNKKPLSRRASRIHPSATLRIDAKFKRMLSEGIDVVGFAAGEPDFDTPEYIKAAACKAIAEGKTKYTPASGIYDLKVAVCNKLKKDNNLTYEPSQIIISSGAKQALYNSLSVLLNPGDEVILPGPFWVSYYELIQMAGGYPVILEGKEEDDFQITRKQIEDALSDKTKAIIITNPNNPTGMMISNEFLKVIADICVKNGIYVISDEIYEKLVYDGKEHVSIATFNDDIKDLTIVINGVSKTYAMTGWRIGYSASNHEIAALISNYQSHSSSNPNTIAQYAALAALSKDDGSADRMKAEFLKRRNYMVDRINNLPHVHCRKPMGAFYVMMNVSELFSMKYDGKEIESASSLCEILLDQFKLSLVPCESFGAGDYVRWSYATSMENIVKGLDRLEAFLKEIEE, encoded by the coding sequence ATGAATAAAAAACCTTTATCCAGGAGAGCATCGAGAATACACCCTTCAGCAACTCTGAGAATCGATGCAAAGTTCAAGCGTATGCTCTCCGAGGGTATTGACGTGGTCGGATTTGCCGCAGGCGAGCCCGATTTTGACACTCCCGAATACATCAAAGCCGCTGCATGCAAGGCAATAGCGGAAGGCAAAACGAAATATACTCCCGCATCAGGCATATACGACCTTAAAGTAGCGGTCTGCAATAAATTAAAGAAAGACAACAACCTGACGTACGAGCCCTCGCAGATAATCATATCGAGCGGCGCAAAGCAGGCGCTTTACAATTCGCTGAGCGTACTCTTAAATCCCGGCGACGAGGTCATTCTCCCCGGTCCGTTCTGGGTAAGCTATTACGAATTGATACAAATGGCGGGCGGATATCCCGTAATACTTGAGGGAAAAGAAGAAGACGATTTTCAGATAACGAGAAAGCAGATAGAAGACGCTTTATCCGATAAAACAAAGGCCATTATAATAACAAACCCCAACAACCCTACCGGCATGATGATATCTAACGAGTTTCTCAAGGTCATTGCGGATATATGCGTTAAAAACGGTATTTACGTTATTTCCGACGAAATATACGAAAAGCTCGTTTACGACGGCAAAGAACACGTAAGCATCGCCACGTTCAATGATGATATAAAGGATCTTACGATAGTTATAAACGGCGTATCAAAAACTTATGCCATGACGGGCTGGCGTATTGGATACAGCGCAAGCAATCACGAGATAGCGGCGCTTATAAGCAATTATCAGAGCCATTCGTCGTCAAACCCCAATACGATAGCTCAATATGCTGCTTTGGCGGCTCTGTCAAAGGACGACGGCTCCGCCGACCGCATGAAGGCAGAGTTTTTAAAGCGCAGAAACTATATGGTAGACCGCATAAACAACCTGCCGCACGTTCACTGCCGCAAGCCTATGGGCGCGTTTTACGTAATGATGAACGTATCGGAGCTTTTCTCCATGAAATACGACGGCAAAGAGATAGAAAGCGCGTCGTCGCTCTGCGAGATACTGCTCGATCAATTCAAGCTTTCCCTCGTACCGTGCGAAAGCTTCGGCGCGGGCGACTATGTGAGATGGTCTTATGCAACCTCCATGGAAAATATCGTAAAAGGTCTTGACAGACTTGAAGCATTTTTAAAAGAGATCGAAGAATAA
- a CDS encoding MFS transporter, whose translation MAQEQPVKKNRYCWVIFIIACLAGLCGVGLISNTYGMFMGPIAEDLGVAKSSVSLLMTIASWCTVAFYFLGGKAFAKWGVRKVSTIAGFIMACGLLLYSLSTQLWHFYLVAALCGGTSAFAALNVVPILINNWFIKHRALVMGIAMMMTGIGGALYNPLFAGIITNYGWRMGYRTAAVIALLFPVIGGIFMRTKPSEIGLQPYGMEDSEEMKDLKGQVHIKEFPGIPKKYAYKSSTLWLAFLTIMFTGFSSGFNQHWVNCGVTYGYTLVQASFIATAAMISAAIFKVIGGFLNDSKLGPRNTHVLFSVMGIIAMVMLMIHHNSANHSLMIIAVCSVIYGMNLSLMTMSGPVMIRNIFGMRDYGVIYPIVNMGMSIGTGLTYSLNAVLLESVGSYMGSYVFNSVVIAISLIMCIATFASGKKARSKYWREVGEAL comes from the coding sequence ATGGCACAGGAACAACCTGTAAAAAAGAACAGATATTGTTGGGTAATTTTTATTATAGCATGTCTTGCAGGTCTTTGCGGAGTCGGCCTTATCAGCAATACCTACGGTATGTTTATGGGCCCGATAGCCGAGGACCTCGGAGTAGCTAAGTCGTCGGTATCGCTGCTTATGACCATAGCGTCATGGTGTACCGTAGCTTTTTATTTTCTTGGCGGCAAGGCTTTCGCCAAATGGGGCGTAAGGAAGGTATCTACTATTGCCGGATTTATTATGGCGTGCGGGTTGCTCTTGTATTCGTTAAGCACGCAGCTTTGGCATTTCTATCTGGTAGCTGCTCTGTGCGGCGGTACAAGCGCGTTTGCCGCTTTGAACGTTGTTCCGATACTTATCAACAACTGGTTTATAAAGCACAGGGCGCTTGTTATGGGTATCGCAATGATGATGACCGGCATCGGCGGCGCATTATACAATCCGCTGTTTGCAGGCATAATAACGAATTACGGCTGGAGAATGGGATACAGGACAGCAGCCGTTATAGCGCTTCTCTTCCCCGTGATCGGCGGTATCTTTATGAGAACGAAGCCTTCCGAGATAGGACTTCAGCCCTACGGTATGGAGGATTCGGAGGAAATGAAGGACTTAAAGGGTCAGGTACATATAAAGGAGTTCCCCGGTATACCTAAGAAATATGCGTATAAGTCGTCCACACTGTGGCTTGCGTTCCTTACGATAATGTTTACGGGCTTCTCCTCCGGATTCAATCAGCACTGGGTAAACTGCGGCGTAACGTACGGTTACACTCTCGTTCAGGCGTCGTTTATCGCTACGGCTGCTATGATATCGGCCGCAATATTCAAGGTAATAGGCGGATTTTTGAACGACAGCAAGCTTGGTCCGAGAAATACGCACGTATTATTCTCCGTTATGGGCATAATCGCAATGGTAATGCTCATGATACATCATAACAGCGCAAATCATTCTCTTATGATAATAGCAGTATGCTCCGTTATTTACGGCATGAACCTTTCGCTTATGACTATGTCCGGTCCCGTAATGATAAGAAATATATTCGGCATGAGAGATTACGGCGTTATCTACCCGATAGTTAATATGGGTATGTCGATCGGTACGGGTCTTACTTATTCGCTCAACGCGGTACTTCTTGAGTCTGTAGGCTCTTATATGGGCTCTTACGTATTCAACAGCGTTGTTATCGCAATATCGCTTATTATGTGCATAGCTACGTTTGCTTCGGGCAAGAAGGCAAGAAGCAAGTATTGGAGAGAAGTCGGCGAAGCGCTTTAA
- a CDS encoding glycosyltransferase: MKVLVMSNTAGQGHNATGKAICNMLVSMGATAEMIDSYEYINTALGEAVNLIYLMSTGLTPHFYGSAYRMAELQEKQPDFSPTYIVNKILSVRIYDFLEDYDPDVIVCTHVFSAIIANLLKKEGKTKATIISIITDFTIHPFWQEVDCGDWFVTPSFLIDYAARVRGMDAAKFMHTGIPIHPKFSKKTDKKEARRILGMDENKNTVLLMSGSMGYGNIGKHLKKIDQLDIDLQIIVVCGSNKRSYRKIKRMQLNKDVYLHGYADNVEVMMDAADCIITKPGGLTSSEAMAKELPMIIVNPIPGQEDRNTEFFLNNGLALKVSDTFGIDEALFYIFETPNRIERMRENIRLMGKPNATYDLCKFIMDLEEPKTEAKTETEDTSAENTDE, translated from the coding sequence ATGAAAGTTCTTGTTATGTCAAATACCGCAGGTCAGGGGCATAACGCCACCGGAAAGGCGATATGCAATATGCTCGTCTCCATGGGCGCGACAGCAGAGATGATCGACTCATACGAATACATAAATACAGCGCTCGGAGAAGCCGTTAACCTTATATATCTCATGTCCACAGGTCTTACGCCGCATTTTTACGGCTCTGCGTACCGCATGGCCGAACTGCAGGAAAAACAGCCCGATTTTTCGCCCACTTACATAGTCAATAAAATACTGTCGGTACGTATATATGATTTTTTGGAAGATTACGACCCCGACGTTATAGTATGTACGCACGTGTTTTCCGCAATAATCGCAAATCTGTTAAAAAAAGAGGGCAAAACGAAAGCAACGATAATATCTATAATCACTGATTTCACGATCCATCCCTTCTGGCAGGAGGTGGACTGCGGCGACTGGTTCGTCACTCCCAGCTTTCTCATCGATTACGCCGCCCGCGTAAGGGGAATGGACGCCGCGAAATTCATGCATACGGGAATACCGATACATCCCAAATTTTCAAAAAAGACAGATAAGAAAGAGGCGCGCCGCATACTCGGTATGGACGAGAACAAGAATACCGTGCTTCTTATGAGCGGTTCGATGGGCTACGGCAATATAGGCAAGCATTTAAAAAAGATAGACCAGCTAGATATCGACCTTCAGATCATAGTCGTATGCGGCTCGAACAAACGCTCGTACCGTAAGATCAAACGTATGCAGCTCAATAAAGACGTTTATCTTCACGGATACGCGGATAACGTAGAGGTCATGATGGACGCCGCCGACTGTATAATAACAAAGCCGGGAGGACTTACCTCGTCGGAAGCTATGGCAAAGGAACTACCCATGATAATCGTAAATCCGATACCGGGGCAGGAGGACAGAAATACCGAGTTTTTCTTAAACAACGGTCTTGCGCTCAAGGTATCCGATACCTTCGGCATAGACGAAGCGCTCTTCTACATTTTTGAAACTCCGAACAGAATAGAGCGTATGCGCGAAAACATAAGGCTTATGGGGAAACCTAATGCTACTTACGATTTGTGCAAATTTATAATGGACTTGGAAGAACCGAAAACGGAAGCAAAAACAGAAACAGAAGATACTTCCGCTGAAAATACAGACGAATGA